In the Corvus cornix cornix isolate S_Up_H32 chromosome 20, ASM73873v5, whole genome shotgun sequence genome, one interval contains:
- the EIF6 gene encoding eukaryotic translation initiation factor 6, which produces MAVRASFENNNELGCFAKLTNAYCLVAIGGSENFYSVFEGELFGTIPVVHASIAGCRIIGRMCVGNRHGLLVPSSTTDQELQHIRNSLPDSVRIQRVEERLSALGNVTTCNDYVALVHPDLDRETEEILADVLKVEVFRQTVADQVLVGSYCVFSNQGGIVHPKTSIDDQDELSSLLQVPLVAGTVNRGSEVIAAGMVVNDWCAFCGLDTTSTELSVIESIFRLNEAQPSTIATNMRDSLIDSLT; this is translated from the exons ATGGCGGTCCGCGCCAGCTTTGAGAACAACAACGAGCTGGGCTGTTTCGCCAAGCTCACCAACGCCTATTGCCTCGTGGCCATCGGCGGCTCCGAGAACTTCTACAG CGTGTTCGAGGGGGAGCTCTTCGGGACCATCCCGGTGGTTCACGCCTCCATCGCCGGCTGCCGCATCATCGGCAGGATGTGTGTGG GGAACAGACACGGGCTGCTGGTCCCGAGCAGCACGACAGACCAAGAGCTTCAGCACATCCGCAACAGCCTCCCGGATTCCGTGCGGATCCAGCGCGTGGAGGAGCGGCTGTCAGCTCTGGGCAATGTCACCACATGCAATGACTATGTGGCCCTGGTTCACCCAGATCTGGACAGG GAGACAGAAGAGATCTTGGCAGATGTGCTGAAGGTGGAGGTTTTCAGACAAACAGTAGCAGACCAGGTGCTGGTAGGAAGTTACTGTGTTTTTAGTAATCAAGGAGGAATCGTGCACCCCAAAACTTCAATCGATGACCAGGACGAACTGTCTTCTTTGCTGCAGGTCCCACTCGTG GCGGGGACGGTGAACCGCGGCAGCGAGGTGATCGCAGCAGGGATGGTGGTCAACGACTGGTGCGCCTTCTGTGGGCTGGACACCACCAGCACCGAGCTCTCCGTCATCGAGAGCATCTTCAGGCTCAACGAGGCTCAGCCAAGCACCATTGCCACCAACATGAGGGATTCCCTGATTGACAG CCTGACATGA